In Limibacter armeniacum, a single window of DNA contains:
- a CDS encoding peptidylprolyl isomerase has product MKKYILLLSCAYAFWGCDQVQHIFSSGTEEGGKGATLARVHDKYLYESDVNEILPARISQEDSANIVGRYINSWINRELILSEAEKNLVMDEAEMERRMQDYKFQLLMYAYERKYVDEHLDTTVTDTEIQAYYDENEKEFLLKSNIVRGLFLKFPKEAPKLDKVQKWMRSSKEEDKEELRSLSYSYADFAHLNDEVWLDLDELLFGTPFMKSTSDKIQALKRNNFWSAEDGSYQYYFLIEEYKIIDQVSPLQFVQEQVREIIINRRKLQLASELEKKLYDQATINKDYEVYR; this is encoded by the coding sequence ATGAAAAAATATATTCTGCTGCTTAGCTGTGCTTATGCTTTTTGGGGCTGTGACCAGGTTCAGCACATTTTTTCATCTGGTACTGAGGAAGGTGGAAAAGGCGCAACGCTTGCTAGAGTACACGATAAATACCTATATGAATCGGATGTAAATGAGATTCTTCCTGCCCGCATTTCTCAGGAAGATAGTGCCAATATTGTTGGAAGATATATCAATTCTTGGATTAATAGAGAGCTGATTCTCTCCGAAGCTGAAAAGAACCTTGTGATGGATGAGGCGGAGATGGAGAGACGTATGCAGGACTATAAGTTTCAGTTGCTGATGTATGCTTACGAGCGTAAGTACGTAGATGAGCATCTGGACACTACCGTGACTGATACGGAGATACAGGCTTATTATGATGAGAATGAAAAGGAATTTCTCCTGAAATCAAATATTGTAAGAGGCTTGTTTCTGAAATTTCCAAAGGAAGCACCAAAGTTGGACAAAGTTCAGAAATGGATGCGTTCATCGAAGGAAGAGGATAAGGAAGAGCTTAGATCTTTGTCGTACAGTTATGCCGATTTTGCACACCTGAATGATGAGGTTTGGCTTGACTTGGATGAACTCTTGTTCGGAACGCCATTTATGAAAAGCACTTCTGATAAGATTCAGGCATTGAAACGTAACAATTTCTGGTCTGCTGAAGATGGCAGTTATCAGTATTATTTCCTGATTGAAGAATACAAGATTATAGATCAGGTTTCTCCATTGCAATTTGTACAGGAGCAGGTGCGTGAGATTATCATTAACCGTCGAAAACTCCAGCTTGCTAGTGAGCTTGAAAAGAAACTTTATGACCAGGCGACTATAAATAAAGACTATGAGGTATATCGTTAA
- a CDS encoding peptidylprolyl isomerase, whose translation MRYIVKGIFLGLLLIFCGSVTLLAQKNAVVDKIVAKVDNHIILLSDIEGGYQQMLANGQYPPNTQEAKCEILKQLIMTKVMYAKAQIDSVEVDDAQVEAELDQRMQYFILQAGSQEKLEQTLGSSVADLKNDLREQVKEQQTVQKMQRDILAEVKITPAQVKEYFNNIPEDSIPFLPAEVKVGQIVMEPEVSESEKEKVRKKLVDIKKRIQGGEDFALMAQQYSEDPGSGRKGGDLGWHGRGELVPEFEETALTIEEGEIADPIESDFGYHLIQLLERRGNRFHARHILVRPQSNTQDMDRAVAKLDSVRNLVMGDSLSFPEAAQEYSSDQLTRANAGYFKNQSTGSSYVSTEELDPVVFFTVDTMKVNNMTKPMRYRTDDGKEAVRVIYYKDYKNPHYANLKDDFQKLYQATLNSKKNEILQNWVKKARKDVYIEIDEDFQGCSFLEEFRQ comes from the coding sequence ATGAGGTATATCGTTAAAGGGATATTTTTGGGATTGCTGCTGATTTTTTGTGGCAGCGTGACATTGTTGGCGCAGAAGAATGCTGTGGTTGACAAGATTGTGGCTAAAGTTGATAACCACATCATTTTACTTTCTGATATTGAAGGAGGCTATCAGCAGATGCTGGCAAATGGACAGTATCCACCCAACACACAAGAAGCTAAGTGTGAAATCCTGAAGCAGTTGATCATGACTAAGGTAATGTATGCCAAAGCACAGATCGACTCCGTTGAGGTAGATGATGCACAAGTGGAAGCTGAGCTTGATCAGCGTATGCAGTATTTTATATTGCAGGCAGGCTCTCAGGAGAAGCTGGAGCAAACACTTGGTTCATCTGTAGCTGACCTTAAAAATGACCTGAGAGAGCAGGTAAAAGAGCAGCAGACTGTTCAGAAGATGCAACGTGATATCTTAGCTGAGGTTAAGATTACACCTGCACAGGTAAAAGAGTACTTCAATAACATCCCTGAAGACAGTATTCCATTCCTTCCTGCCGAAGTAAAAGTAGGGCAGATCGTAATGGAGCCTGAAGTTAGTGAGTCTGAAAAAGAAAAAGTCAGAAAGAAACTGGTTGATATCAAGAAGAGAATCCAAGGTGGCGAAGACTTTGCCCTTATGGCTCAACAATATTCTGAAGACCCAGGGTCTGGCAGAAAAGGTGGAGACCTTGGTTGGCACGGTAGAGGTGAGTTAGTACCTGAATTTGAGGAAACAGCACTGACTATCGAAGAGGGAGAGATCGCAGATCCTATTGAGTCTGATTTTGGATATCACCTGATTCAGTTGCTTGAAAGACGTGGTAACCGCTTCCATGCAAGACACATCTTGGTTCGTCCGCAATCTAACACGCAGGATATGGATAGAGCTGTTGCCAAGTTGGACAGTGTAAGAAATCTTGTGATGGGGGATAGTTTGAGTTTTCCAGAGGCTGCTCAAGAGTATTCTTCAGACCAGTTGACTCGTGCAAACGCAGGTTATTTCAAAAACCAGTCAACAGGTAGCTCTTATGTTTCTACTGAAGAGCTTGATCCAGTTGTTTTCTTTACGGTTGATACGATGAAGGTAAACAACATGACGAAGCCAATGCGCTACAGAACTGATGACGGTAAAGAAGCTGTAAGAGTAATTTATTATAAAGACTATAAAAACCCTCATTACGCTAACCTGAAGGATGATTTCCAAAAACTTTATCAGGCAACCCTGAACAGTAAGAAAAATGAGATCCTTCAAAACTGGGTGAAAAAGGCAAGAAAAGATGTCTACATTGAAATTGATGAAGACTTTCAAGGATGCAGTTTCCTAGAGGAATTTAGGCAGTGA
- a CDS encoding AAA family ATPase: MSVHFQSDKEAADALHASYKRLREEIGKVIVGQDETVKLVLTSIFCQGHSLLEGVPGLAKTLLIQTVSSVLDMEFNRIQFTPDLMPSDILGAETMDKDRHFHFVKGPIFSNIVLADEINRTPPKTQSALLEAMQEYSVTIANKHFELPKPFFVLATQNPIEQEGTYPLPEAQLDRFIFNITLDYPSYQDEVNIVKNTTTDVRVKPDKVLGKEEIIYFQNLVRKVPIADNVVEYAVKLVGKTRPNSEHASDFSNKYLDWGAGPRASQFLVLAAKCNALLNGKYSPDIEDVQETATAILRHRIVRNFKAEAEGISIEEVVKRLM; encoded by the coding sequence ATGTCAGTACATTTTCAATCAGACAAAGAAGCAGCTGATGCGCTGCATGCCTCCTACAAAAGATTAAGAGAAGAGATCGGAAAGGTGATTGTAGGTCAGGACGAAACAGTCAAGTTAGTCTTGACATCCATCTTTTGCCAAGGTCACTCCCTGCTTGAAGGAGTTCCAGGGCTTGCGAAAACCCTGTTGATTCAAACTGTATCATCAGTGTTAGACATGGAGTTCAATAGAATCCAGTTTACACCTGACTTGATGCCTTCTGATATTCTTGGTGCGGAAACTATGGATAAGGATAGGCATTTTCACTTTGTGAAAGGTCCTATATTCTCCAATATTGTCTTGGCTGATGAAATCAACCGTACACCGCCAAAAACACAGTCAGCCCTGCTTGAAGCCATGCAGGAGTATTCTGTGACTATTGCCAATAAACACTTTGAGCTGCCTAAGCCGTTTTTTGTGTTGGCTACTCAAAACCCGATTGAGCAGGAAGGTACATATCCACTGCCTGAAGCGCAGCTTGACCGTTTTATCTTTAACATTACTCTTGATTATCCATCTTATCAGGATGAGGTCAACATTGTCAAGAATACAACTACAGATGTACGAGTTAAGCCTGATAAGGTACTGGGCAAAGAGGAGATTATCTATTTCCAGAACTTGGTAAGAAAGGTACCAATTGCTGACAATGTAGTAGAATATGCCGTGAAGCTGGTTGGTAAGACTCGTCCAAACTCTGAACATGCTTCGGATTTCTCAAACAAGTACCTTGATTGGGGGGCAGGTCCAAGAGCATCGCAGTTTTTGGTGTTAGCAGCAAAATGTAATGCACTGCTAAATGGCAAGTATTCTCCAGATATTGAGGATGTACAGGAAACAGCAACAGCTATCTTAAGACACAGAATTGTCAGGAACTTTAAGGCTGAAGCGGAAGGTATTTCAATAGAGGAAGTAGTGAAAAGGCTAATGTAG
- the cmk gene encoding (d)CMP kinase, translated as MKKIIIAIDGHAGCGKSTTAKAVARKMNYIYIDTGAMYRATTYYILENKIDIQDITEVKKALGEISLRFAINDVTGNIEIYLNGESAESKIRTMEITSKVSDVASIPEVRHFLVDQQQKMGTEKGIVMDGRDIGTVVFPNAELKVFMTSDVEVRAKRRQIELESKGEQVNFEDVLEDLKNRDHLDSTRKEGPLKVAQDARIVDTTNTTIEEQIDIIYQLAKEVAEAQ; from the coding sequence ATGAAAAAAATAATAATTGCCATTGATGGCCATGCAGGATGTGGCAAAAGTACCACGGCTAAAGCTGTAGCACGCAAGATGAACTACATTTACATTGATACTGGTGCTATGTACCGTGCTACAACTTATTACATTCTGGAGAATAAAATTGATATTCAAGATATAACGGAAGTAAAGAAAGCACTGGGTGAAATTTCATTGAGGTTTGCTATAAATGATGTGACTGGGAATATTGAAATCTACCTGAATGGTGAATCTGCTGAAAGCAAAATCCGTACAATGGAGATTACTTCCAAGGTGAGTGATGTCGCTTCTATTCCTGAAGTAAGACACTTCCTTGTAGATCAGCAGCAGAAAATGGGTACTGAAAAAGGCATCGTCATGGATGGTAGAGACATCGGCACTGTCGTATTCCCTAATGCTGAACTGAAAGTATTTATGACTTCGGATGTGGAAGTTAGGGCTAAAAGAAGACAGATAGAGCTCGAGTCAAAAGGAGAGCAGGTGAACTTTGAGGACGTATTAGAAGACTTAAAGAACAGAGATCACCTTGACTCAACTCGAAAAGAAGGTCCTTTGAAAGTCGCGCAAGACGCTAGAATTGTTGACACTACCAACACCACTATTGAAGAGCAAATTGATATTATCTATCAGTTGGCTAAGGAAGTAGCAGAAGCTCAATAA
- a CDS encoding Mpo1 family 2-hydroxy fatty acid dioxygenase encodes MRKIDKLFSEYGESHQNSLNKAIHFLAVPLIYFSIVGLVASIPADFLKGLVPTSMPELLPYAHFATLFSILILILFYMRLSLVITIGMAILSAVSIVGCHYIATFAPLWQVSLVIFIVSWIFQFYGHKVEGKKPSFLKDLQFLLVGPAWVMSFLFAKIGIKY; translated from the coding sequence ATGAGAAAGATTGATAAACTTTTTAGCGAGTACGGTGAAAGCCACCAAAACAGTCTGAATAAAGCCATACACTTTTTAGCAGTACCACTCATTTACTTCAGCATTGTGGGTTTAGTTGCTTCTATTCCTGCTGATTTCCTAAAGGGGCTTGTACCTACTTCTATGCCTGAACTACTGCCATATGCACATTTTGCGACACTTTTCAGCATATTGATACTGATCCTGTTTTACATGAGACTCTCATTGGTTATTACAATAGGCATGGCAATCCTATCTGCTGTTTCCATCGTAGGCTGTCACTATATAGCCACTTTTGCCCCACTTTGGCAGGTTTCATTAGTGATATTCATTGTTTCATGGATATTCCAATTTTATGGCCATAAGGTTGAGGGCAAAAAACCTTCATTCCTGAAAGATTTACAGTTTCTGTTGGTAGGGCCTGCTTGGGTGATGAGTTTCTTGTTCGCTAAAATAGGTATCAAATATTAG
- the nagA gene encoding N-acetylglucosamine-6-phosphate deacetylase — translation MKLINNVTVVSPDLYITEASILIDGDQIIKVYRPGKDIPYVTEVIDGTGLMAMPGFIDIHTHGALGADVMHGDSEAIAIHARAKVQEGVTSFLPTTLTAPQEDLKAAMKAVAKYARKPEYAKVPAVHIEGPYINEKCAGAQNPDFIRLPNSAEIKELNDLYDVAVVSLAVEKEGAMEFVKEATDLGIMCSAAHTEATFKELKMAKRNGLRHLTHFCNQMTPLHHREIGLVGAGLMDNELKLELICDKIHLCPDMIQLIFKVQKIENLMLITDSMEAAWLDDGRYDIGGLDVTVTNGEARLQSGSLAGSTLKFNEGLRNVYQLTNIPLEKLVMTTGWNQAQSLGLENVGKLEAGYKADIVLLDNDFEIVKTFVDGKIKYDLAAVSV, via the coding sequence ATGAAACTGATCAACAATGTAACTGTCGTATCACCGGACCTATATATTACGGAAGCTTCTATCCTGATTGACGGAGACCAAATCATCAAGGTCTATCGTCCAGGAAAAGACATACCGTATGTAACGGAGGTGATTGATGGAACAGGTTTGATGGCCATGCCTGGGTTTATTGATATACATACACACGGTGCCTTAGGTGCTGATGTAATGCATGGAGACAGTGAGGCAATTGCCATACATGCAAGAGCCAAGGTACAAGAAGGGGTTACCTCATTTTTACCTACTACCCTTACTGCCCCTCAGGAAGATTTGAAAGCGGCCATGAAAGCGGTCGCTAAATATGCCCGAAAGCCCGAATATGCGAAGGTACCGGCAGTACATATTGAAGGCCCTTACATTAATGAAAAGTGTGCAGGAGCCCAAAACCCTGATTTCATCAGGTTACCCAACAGTGCTGAGATCAAGGAACTCAACGATTTGTATGATGTAGCAGTTGTATCATTAGCTGTTGAGAAAGAAGGTGCTATGGAGTTTGTGAAGGAGGCTACTGATCTTGGAATCATGTGCTCTGCAGCCCATACTGAAGCTACTTTCAAGGAGCTGAAGATGGCTAAACGCAATGGCCTTAGACACCTGACACACTTCTGTAACCAAATGACGCCACTGCACCACCGTGAGATTGGTTTGGTTGGCGCTGGGTTGATGGACAATGAACTCAAGCTAGAGCTTATTTGTGACAAGATTCACCTTTGCCCTGATATGATTCAGCTGATTTTCAAAGTACAGAAAATTGAAAACCTTATGCTGATTACAGACTCAATGGAAGCCGCATGGTTGGACGATGGTAGATATGATATTGGCGGATTAGATGTGACAGTGACGAATGGAGAGGCTAGACTTCAATCAGGTAGCTTGGCTGGTAGCACCTTAAAGTTTAACGAAGGACTAAGAAACGTTTACCAGCTAACTAATATCCCATTGGAGAAACTGGTTATGACCACAGGATGGAATCAGGCACAGAGTCTAGGCCTTGAAAATGTTGGAAAACTAGAAGCTGGATATAAAGCAGACATTGTCTTGCTAGACAATGACTTTGAGATAGTAAAAACTTTTGTAGACGGAAAAATAAAGTACGACCTGGCAGCAGTAAGCGTATAA